In Vibrio fluvialis, the DNA window TTTGCGCTGCGCAATCGCCAGCAACGCTTCTACGTTTGAGCCCAGCGCCTGAGTTAGTGTCTCCATTGACCTCTCTCTTCGAGAATAACTTTTGAATCCTGCACGACGCGCAAGATGCCATTTTCCAGTACTTGGTATTCGGTATTACCGTTGAAGAAGTGATACCCCAGAAAGCGACAAGGTGTTTTACCATCCTTACACATCATGTGCAGCGTTTCGCCTTTAAGCGCGATTAGCTTTCCGCTTTCTTTGGCTTGGCCTACATACGTGACATTGTCACAGGAAACATTGCCTTCTTCACACTGCGAAGTCACTTCCACCACATAATGCGGCGTTTCCAATGTGGCACTCAACACTGGCATCGTCATGAAAGCCAGAACTAAACACCACAGACGAGGTCGAAATTTCAAAACACTTTTACTCACTAGTGACAAACGGATAATTAGACAGCTCAATCAGGTTTCCATCCGGATCGCGCACATACACCGAGCGAATAGGCCCGACAGCACCAGTACGGGTGACCGGACCTTCTTCAATCTCAATAGCATGCTCTTGCAAGGTGACAATAACCATATCAAGCGGCGTGTGAGTGATAAAGCACAGGTCTGCGCTTCCGGCCTGAACTGTGCGAGCTTTGGGTTCAAATTCCGCCCCCAACAGATGGAGATTAATTTTCTGATTACCAAAACTGAGTGCGCGACGTCCTTCACCAAAAGTGACCGGCGTCATACCCAGAATCTCACTGTAGAATGCAACGGTCGCCTCAATGTCCGCGACCGTCAGCACCCAATGATCTAAATGGCTGATCTGCATATATTATTCCAGCCATTCCAACGCTTGAGCATAATCATCAAAAAAGCGAATTTCACCGGAGATAAACCAACTGCCAATCTTGGCCGCTAACTCTTGCCAACCGGGCTTACCATACAGCGCGATCTTATCGAAGTCAGAGCCGTGCTTGAGACCCAGCTTAAAATCGTCCCACGCGGCACGCAGCTCCCAGCCTTCCAGCTCAGTAGCATCAAACAACACTTTGACTTTCGGTTCATTCACTTTTACCAGCGCCGCATCAAGCATGGGTGTCATAATTTCATAGTCTTGATGAGTCAGGGTTCCTACGGCCTTGATGACCACGAAAAACTGCTCATCTACCCTATCTAACCCAATGGAAATGCCGTGTCGTTGAAAACTCATAACGCCTCCTTACACTGTGTTTTGGATTACTTTGCCAGTTCAACCCAGGTGCCCTGAGTCAACTGTTCCAGTTCGCTTGAGTGTAGTTCAAACAAGGAGTTCGGCGTGCCAGCCGCCGCCCAAATGGCGTCATAAAGTTTGAGCGCCGGGTCAAGTATGGTGGTCACTTGCGCATGATGGGCAACTGGCGGAACGCCACCGATCGCATAGCCGACTTTCTCACGCACAAAATCAGCGTCCGCTTTGCTCAACTTAATGCCCGTGGCTTGCTCCACTTTGCGTGTACACACCATGTTCGCACCAGACGCAACGATCAGTACCGGTTCACCTGTCGCTTTGTTTTTGAAGATCAGCGACTTTGCGATTTGACCAATCGTGCAACCGACCGTTTCTGCTGCTTCCGCCGCCGTACGGGTTGAGGCAGGCATTTGCCTGACCACAAATTGCTGCCCATGGCGGGAAAGAAAATCCTGCACGCGTTGCGATGAGGCTTTGAGATCCTGGCTCATGACGTTGACTTCCTTGTTGATGATTTGACTACAAACATAACGCGCCACCTATGTGGCCGCAACCCGTTTGACCAGCGCTCGGCTTATCTCTGCTCCACGGGTTGTGGTAACAAAGCAGCAAAATCGCGGATAGACATGAGCGCACGACTCAGATCGTTGTGGCGGTTAAACTCGTGTTGAATTGCAATCACGTCGCAGCCGCTTGCGCAGCCAGCCTCAATGCCTGCTGTAGAATCTTCGAATACCAGCGCGTCTTTTGCT includes these proteins:
- a CDS encoding VOC family protein, whose translation is MQISHLDHWVLTVADIEATVAFYSEILGMTPVTFGEGRRALSFGNQKINLHLLGAEFEPKARTVQAGSADLCFITHTPLDMVIVTLQEHAIEIEEGPVTRTGAVGPIRSVYVRDPDGNLIELSNYPFVTSE
- a CDS encoding YbaK/EbsC family protein, whose translation is MSQDLKASSQRVQDFLSRHGQQFVVRQMPASTRTAAEAAETVGCTIGQIAKSLIFKNKATGEPVLIVASGANMVCTRKVEQATGIKLSKADADFVREKVGYAIGGVPPVAHHAQVTTILDPALKLYDAIWAAAGTPNSLFELHSSELEQLTQGTWVELAK
- a CDS encoding STAS/SEC14 domain-containing protein; the protein is MSFQRHGISIGLDRVDEQFFVVIKAVGTLTHQDYEIMTPMLDAALVKVNEPKVKVLFDATELEGWELRAAWDDFKLGLKHGSDFDKIALYGKPGWQELAAKIGSWFISGEIRFFDDYAQALEWLE